The Melopsittacus undulatus isolate bMelUnd1 chromosome 12, bMelUnd1.mat.Z, whole genome shotgun sequence genome has a segment encoding these proteins:
- the SLC45A1 gene encoding proton-associated sugar transporter A isoform X3: MLNGKDIGSTLSDTANNHKWGIILTVCGVVLMDFSADSADNPSHAYMMDVCSPVDQDRGLNIHALLAGLGGGFGYVVGGIHWDKTSFGKAVGGQLRVIYVFTSVTLTITTVLTLISIPERPLRSFVRKKKVMKSPSLPLPPSPPFFFEEGVNENFASHNSAHLHASFTSPVSPLSPLTPKYGSFISRDNSLTGINEFASSFGTSNIDSVLIDCFTGGHNSYVALPASLPRQPVSVSFPRVPDSCYQGQNGVLEQGESSITPGPDGEVLRVGSLDTIKPRSSGILKRPQTLAIPDIVTGHCPENSRRRNVTFSQQVANILLNGVKYESELNGSSETTEQPLSMKLLCSTICQMPKALRNLCINHFLGWLSFEGMLLFYTDFMGEVVFQGDPKAPHNSDEYQKYNAGVTMGCWGMCIYAFSAAFYSAALEKLEERFSTRTLYFVAYLSFGLGTGLATLSRNVYVVLSLCATYGILFATLCTLPYSLLCDYYQSHEFVGSQAEGTRRGMGVDISLLSCQYFLAQILVALAMGPLTAAVGSASGAMYFASLMSFLGCLFSSLCVTYELPPTEELPPTEEQRPLLPHARNE, translated from the exons ATGCTTAATGGCAAAGATATAGGAAGCACCTTGTCTGACACTGCGAATAACCACAAATGGGGTATCATTCTTACGGTCTGTGGTGTTGTCCTCATGGACTTCAGCGCAGATTCAGCAGACAATCCCAGTCATGCCTACATGATGGATGTATGCAGCCCAGTGGATCAAGACAGGGGCCTCAACATCCACGCTTTGTTAGCAG GTCTTGGAGGTGGCTTTGGTTATGTTGTTGGAGGAATACACTGGGATAAAACCAGTTTTGGAAAAGCTGTGGGAGGGCAACTTCGTGTCATCTATGTCTTCACCTCAGTTACACTGACTATCACTACTGTACTGACTCTAATTAGCATTCCAGAAAGACCCTTAAGGTCCTttgtcaggaagaaaaaggtgatGAAGAGTCCAagtcttcctctccctccttctccaCCTTTCTTCTTTGAGGAGGGTGTAAATGAAAACTTTGCTTCTCATAACTCAGCTCACTTACATGCAAGTTTTACGAGTCCTGTTTCCCCCCTGAGCCCACTCACACCCAAGTATGGCAGTTTTATCAGCAGAGACAATTCCTTGACAGGAATTAATGAGTTTGCATCATCATTTGGGACTTCAAATATTGACAGTGTGCTTATAGACTGTTTTACAGGCGGGCACAATAGTTACGTAGCACTTCCAGCTAGCCTGCCCAGACAGCCTGTCAGTGTCAGCTTTCCTCGGGTGCCTGATAGCTGTTACCAAGGACAAAATGGAGTTTTGGAGCAAGGGGAGAGCAGCATAACACCGGGGCCTGACGGCGAGGTGCTGAGGGTGGGCTCACTGGATACGATAAAGCCACGGTCATCAGGGATCCTGAAAAGGCCTCAGACCTTGGCCATTCCAGATATCGTAACAGGACACTGTCCAGAAAATAGCAGAAGAAGAAACGTAACCTTCAGCCAACAG GTTGCTAATATCTTGCTGAATGGTGTAAAATATGAGAGCGAGCTGAATGGATCAAGCGAGACCACTGAACAACCACTCTCCATGAAACTCCTTTGTTCCACCATCTGCCAGATGCCCAAGGCTCTCCGCAATCTCTGCATCAACCACTTCCTAG GATGGCTTTCATTTGAGGGCATGTTACTCTTCTACACTGACTTCATGGGAGAAGTAGTGTTTCAAGGGGACCCAAAAGCACCTCACAACTCAGATGAGTATCAGAAGTACAACGCTGGGGTCACCATGGGCTGCTGGGGAATGTGCATCTATGcattcagtgctgctttctatTCAG CCGCGCTGGAAAAGCTGGAGGAGCGGTTCAGCACACGGACACTGTACTTTGTGGCATATTTGTCCTTCGGGCTCGGCACAGGTCTGGCCACACTCTCCAGGAATGTCTATGTGGTGCTGTCACTGTGTGCTACCTACGGCATCCTCTTCGCCACGCTCTGCACGCTGCCCTATTCCCTGCTGTGTGACTACTACCAGAGCCATGAG TTTGTAGGCTCACAGGCGGAGGGCACACGGCGTGGGATGGGCGTTGACATCTCCCTGCTGAGCTGCCAGTACTTCCTGGCGCAGATCCTTGTGGCCCTGGCCATGGGACCACTGACAGCAGCTGTGGGCAGTGCCAGCGGTGCCATGTACTTCGCCAGCCTGATGTCCTTCCTAGGCTgtctcttctcctccctctgTGTCACCTATGAGCTGCCACCCACCGAGGAGCTGCCTCCCACGGAAGAGCAGCGCCCGCTCTTGCCCCACGCGCGGAACGAATAA
- the SLC45A1 gene encoding proton-associated sugar transporter A isoform X2, producing MIPPSTTTPVGDAALLPNVASQEIWRSQVPSYSGSVTRHISHRANNFKRHPKRRKHIRPSPPPPPNTPCPIDLIDFGDLQPQRSFLELLFNGCILFGLEFSYAIETAYVTPVLLQMGLPDQLYGMVWFISPILGFLLQPLLGAWSDRCTSRFGRRRPFILVLAIGALLGLSLMLNGKDIGSTLSDTANNHKWGIILTVCGVVLMDFSADSADNPSHAYMMDVCSPVDQDRGLNIHALLAGLGGGFGYVVGGIHWDKTSFGKAVGGQLRVIYVFTSVTLTITTVLTLISIPERPLRSFVRKKKVMKSPSLPLPPSPPFFFEEGVNENFASHNSAHLHASFTSPVSPLSPLTPKYGSFISRDNSLTGINEFASSFGTSNIDSVLIDCFTGGHNSYVALPASLPRQPVSVSFPRVPDSCYQGQNGVLEQGESSITPGPDGEVLRVGSLDTIKPRSSGILKRPQTLAIPDIVTGHCPENSRRRNVTFSQQVANILLNGVKYESELNGSSETTEQPLSMKLLCSTICQMPKALRNLCINHFLGWLSFEGMLLFYTDFMGEVVFQGDPKAPHNSDEYQKYNAGVTMGCWGMCIYAFSAAFYSAALEKLEERFSTRTLYFVAYLSFGLGTGLATLSRNVYVVLSLCATYGILFATLCTLPYSLLCDYYQSHEFVGSQAEGTRRGMGVDISLLSCQYFLAQILVALAMGPLTAAVGSASGAMYFASLMSFLGCLFSSLCVTYELPPTEELPPTEEQRPLLPHARNE from the exons ATGATTCCACCATCTACAACAACCCCTGTCGGTGATGCTGCACTCTTGCCAAATGTGGCTTCTCAGGAAATCTGGAGATCACAGGTTCCAAGCTATTCTGGATCGGTCACACGGCACATAAGTCATCGGGCCAACAACTTCAAGAGACAtccaaagaggagaaaacacatTCGCCCTtcgccaccaccaccaccaaacacTCCATGTCCTATTGATTTGATTGACTTTGGGGATCTTCAGCCTCAGAGGTCTTTCCTAGAACTCCTCTTTAATGGGTGCATTCTCTTTGGGCTCGAGTTCAGCTATGCCATAGAAACAGCCTATGTTACCCCTGTGCTGCTTCAGATGGGGCTTCCAGACCAACTGTACGGAATGGTGTGGTTCATCAGCCCTATATTAG GATTCTTGCTACAGCCTTTGCTGGGAGCCTGGAGCGACAGATGCACATCAAGATTTGGGAGGAGACGACCTTTCATTTTGGTCTTAGCAATAG GAGCGTTGCTTGGGCTCTCGCTTATGCTTAATGGCAAAGATATAGGAAGCACCTTGTCTGACACTGCGAATAACCACAAATGGGGTATCATTCTTACGGTCTGTGGTGTTGTCCTCATGGACTTCAGCGCAGATTCAGCAGACAATCCCAGTCATGCCTACATGATGGATGTATGCAGCCCAGTGGATCAAGACAGGGGCCTCAACATCCACGCTTTGTTAGCAG GTCTTGGAGGTGGCTTTGGTTATGTTGTTGGAGGAATACACTGGGATAAAACCAGTTTTGGAAAAGCTGTGGGAGGGCAACTTCGTGTCATCTATGTCTTCACCTCAGTTACACTGACTATCACTACTGTACTGACTCTAATTAGCATTCCAGAAAGACCCTTAAGGTCCTttgtcaggaagaaaaaggtgatGAAGAGTCCAagtcttcctctccctccttctccaCCTTTCTTCTTTGAGGAGGGTGTAAATGAAAACTTTGCTTCTCATAACTCAGCTCACTTACATGCAAGTTTTACGAGTCCTGTTTCCCCCCTGAGCCCACTCACACCCAAGTATGGCAGTTTTATCAGCAGAGACAATTCCTTGACAGGAATTAATGAGTTTGCATCATCATTTGGGACTTCAAATATTGACAGTGTGCTTATAGACTGTTTTACAGGCGGGCACAATAGTTACGTAGCACTTCCAGCTAGCCTGCCCAGACAGCCTGTCAGTGTCAGCTTTCCTCGGGTGCCTGATAGCTGTTACCAAGGACAAAATGGAGTTTTGGAGCAAGGGGAGAGCAGCATAACACCGGGGCCTGACGGCGAGGTGCTGAGGGTGGGCTCACTGGATACGATAAAGCCACGGTCATCAGGGATCCTGAAAAGGCCTCAGACCTTGGCCATTCCAGATATCGTAACAGGACACTGTCCAGAAAATAGCAGAAGAAGAAACGTAACCTTCAGCCAACAG GTTGCTAATATCTTGCTGAATGGTGTAAAATATGAGAGCGAGCTGAATGGATCAAGCGAGACCACTGAACAACCACTCTCCATGAAACTCCTTTGTTCCACCATCTGCCAGATGCCCAAGGCTCTCCGCAATCTCTGCATCAACCACTTCCTAG GATGGCTTTCATTTGAGGGCATGTTACTCTTCTACACTGACTTCATGGGAGAAGTAGTGTTTCAAGGGGACCCAAAAGCACCTCACAACTCAGATGAGTATCAGAAGTACAACGCTGGGGTCACCATGGGCTGCTGGGGAATGTGCATCTATGcattcagtgctgctttctatTCAG CCGCGCTGGAAAAGCTGGAGGAGCGGTTCAGCACACGGACACTGTACTTTGTGGCATATTTGTCCTTCGGGCTCGGCACAGGTCTGGCCACACTCTCCAGGAATGTCTATGTGGTGCTGTCACTGTGTGCTACCTACGGCATCCTCTTCGCCACGCTCTGCACGCTGCCCTATTCCCTGCTGTGTGACTACTACCAGAGCCATGAG TTTGTAGGCTCACAGGCGGAGGGCACACGGCGTGGGATGGGCGTTGACATCTCCCTGCTGAGCTGCCAGTACTTCCTGGCGCAGATCCTTGTGGCCCTGGCCATGGGACCACTGACAGCAGCTGTGGGCAGTGCCAGCGGTGCCATGTACTTCGCCAGCCTGATGTCCTTCCTAGGCTgtctcttctcctccctctgTGTCACCTATGAGCTGCCACCCACCGAGGAGCTGCCTCCCACGGAAGAGCAGCGCCCGCTCTTGCCCCACGCGCGGAACGAATAA
- the MRPS16 gene encoding small ribosomal subunit protein bS16m: MVQLGSRLLKGYRGGHVVIRLALGGCTNRPFYRLVAAHSRRARDGKYLEQLGCLDPLPNSHGEKVAGLNLERLRHWLGCGAQLSRPAEKLLGLAGFLPLHPMTVTGAERLRRRRALEAAARPEEGSAAARDGQ; this comes from the exons ATGGTGCAGCTCG GCAGCCGCCTCCTCAAGGGCTACCGCGGCGGCCACGTTGTGATCCGCTTGGCCCTGGGCGGCTGCACCAACCGGCCGTTCTACCGGCTCGTGGCCGCGCACAGCCGGCGCGCCCGCGACGGGAAGTACCTGGAGCAGTTGGGCTGCCTCGACCCCCTGCCCAACTCCCACGGCGAGAAGGTTGCGGGGCTCAACCTGGAGCGGCTGCGGCACTGGCTGGGCTGCGGCGCGCAGCTCTCCCGGCCCGCCGAGAAGCTCCTGG GCCTGGCGGGGTTCCTGCCGCTCCACCCCATGACGGTGACCGGCGCCGAGCGGCTGCGGCGGCGGAGAGCGCTGGAGGCGGCGGCGCGGCCCGAGGAGGGCTCTGCTGCGGCCCGGGATGGACAGTGA
- the SLC45A1 gene encoding proton-associated sugar transporter A isoform X1 → MALICEQEIGMQRHLPVMIPPSTTTPVGDAALLPNVASQEIWRSQVPSYSGSVTRHISHRANNFKRHPKRRKHIRPSPPPPPNTPCPIDLIDFGDLQPQRSFLELLFNGCILFGLEFSYAIETAYVTPVLLQMGLPDQLYGMVWFISPILGFLLQPLLGAWSDRCTSRFGRRRPFILVLAIGALLGLSLMLNGKDIGSTLSDTANNHKWGIILTVCGVVLMDFSADSADNPSHAYMMDVCSPVDQDRGLNIHALLAGLGGGFGYVVGGIHWDKTSFGKAVGGQLRVIYVFTSVTLTITTVLTLISIPERPLRSFVRKKKVMKSPSLPLPPSPPFFFEEGVNENFASHNSAHLHASFTSPVSPLSPLTPKYGSFISRDNSLTGINEFASSFGTSNIDSVLIDCFTGGHNSYVALPASLPRQPVSVSFPRVPDSCYQGQNGVLEQGESSITPGPDGEVLRVGSLDTIKPRSSGILKRPQTLAIPDIVTGHCPENSRRRNVTFSQQVANILLNGVKYESELNGSSETTEQPLSMKLLCSTICQMPKALRNLCINHFLGWLSFEGMLLFYTDFMGEVVFQGDPKAPHNSDEYQKYNAGVTMGCWGMCIYAFSAAFYSAALEKLEERFSTRTLYFVAYLSFGLGTGLATLSRNVYVVLSLCATYGILFATLCTLPYSLLCDYYQSHEFVGSQAEGTRRGMGVDISLLSCQYFLAQILVALAMGPLTAAVGSASGAMYFASLMSFLGCLFSSLCVTYELPPTEELPPTEEQRPLLPHARNE, encoded by the exons acaCCTACCTGTGATGATTCCACCATCTACAACAACCCCTGTCGGTGATGCTGCACTCTTGCCAAATGTGGCTTCTCAGGAAATCTGGAGATCACAGGTTCCAAGCTATTCTGGATCGGTCACACGGCACATAAGTCATCGGGCCAACAACTTCAAGAGACAtccaaagaggagaaaacacatTCGCCCTtcgccaccaccaccaccaaacacTCCATGTCCTATTGATTTGATTGACTTTGGGGATCTTCAGCCTCAGAGGTCTTTCCTAGAACTCCTCTTTAATGGGTGCATTCTCTTTGGGCTCGAGTTCAGCTATGCCATAGAAACAGCCTATGTTACCCCTGTGCTGCTTCAGATGGGGCTTCCAGACCAACTGTACGGAATGGTGTGGTTCATCAGCCCTATATTAG GATTCTTGCTACAGCCTTTGCTGGGAGCCTGGAGCGACAGATGCACATCAAGATTTGGGAGGAGACGACCTTTCATTTTGGTCTTAGCAATAG GAGCGTTGCTTGGGCTCTCGCTTATGCTTAATGGCAAAGATATAGGAAGCACCTTGTCTGACACTGCGAATAACCACAAATGGGGTATCATTCTTACGGTCTGTGGTGTTGTCCTCATGGACTTCAGCGCAGATTCAGCAGACAATCCCAGTCATGCCTACATGATGGATGTATGCAGCCCAGTGGATCAAGACAGGGGCCTCAACATCCACGCTTTGTTAGCAG GTCTTGGAGGTGGCTTTGGTTATGTTGTTGGAGGAATACACTGGGATAAAACCAGTTTTGGAAAAGCTGTGGGAGGGCAACTTCGTGTCATCTATGTCTTCACCTCAGTTACACTGACTATCACTACTGTACTGACTCTAATTAGCATTCCAGAAAGACCCTTAAGGTCCTttgtcaggaagaaaaaggtgatGAAGAGTCCAagtcttcctctccctccttctccaCCTTTCTTCTTTGAGGAGGGTGTAAATGAAAACTTTGCTTCTCATAACTCAGCTCACTTACATGCAAGTTTTACGAGTCCTGTTTCCCCCCTGAGCCCACTCACACCCAAGTATGGCAGTTTTATCAGCAGAGACAATTCCTTGACAGGAATTAATGAGTTTGCATCATCATTTGGGACTTCAAATATTGACAGTGTGCTTATAGACTGTTTTACAGGCGGGCACAATAGTTACGTAGCACTTCCAGCTAGCCTGCCCAGACAGCCTGTCAGTGTCAGCTTTCCTCGGGTGCCTGATAGCTGTTACCAAGGACAAAATGGAGTTTTGGAGCAAGGGGAGAGCAGCATAACACCGGGGCCTGACGGCGAGGTGCTGAGGGTGGGCTCACTGGATACGATAAAGCCACGGTCATCAGGGATCCTGAAAAGGCCTCAGACCTTGGCCATTCCAGATATCGTAACAGGACACTGTCCAGAAAATAGCAGAAGAAGAAACGTAACCTTCAGCCAACAG GTTGCTAATATCTTGCTGAATGGTGTAAAATATGAGAGCGAGCTGAATGGATCAAGCGAGACCACTGAACAACCACTCTCCATGAAACTCCTTTGTTCCACCATCTGCCAGATGCCCAAGGCTCTCCGCAATCTCTGCATCAACCACTTCCTAG GATGGCTTTCATTTGAGGGCATGTTACTCTTCTACACTGACTTCATGGGAGAAGTAGTGTTTCAAGGGGACCCAAAAGCACCTCACAACTCAGATGAGTATCAGAAGTACAACGCTGGGGTCACCATGGGCTGCTGGGGAATGTGCATCTATGcattcagtgctgctttctatTCAG CCGCGCTGGAAAAGCTGGAGGAGCGGTTCAGCACACGGACACTGTACTTTGTGGCATATTTGTCCTTCGGGCTCGGCACAGGTCTGGCCACACTCTCCAGGAATGTCTATGTGGTGCTGTCACTGTGTGCTACCTACGGCATCCTCTTCGCCACGCTCTGCACGCTGCCCTATTCCCTGCTGTGTGACTACTACCAGAGCCATGAG TTTGTAGGCTCACAGGCGGAGGGCACACGGCGTGGGATGGGCGTTGACATCTCCCTGCTGAGCTGCCAGTACTTCCTGGCGCAGATCCTTGTGGCCCTGGCCATGGGACCACTGACAGCAGCTGTGGGCAGTGCCAGCGGTGCCATGTACTTCGCCAGCCTGATGTCCTTCCTAGGCTgtctcttctcctccctctgTGTCACCTATGAGCTGCCACCCACCGAGGAGCTGCCTCCCACGGAAGAGCAGCGCCCGCTCTTGCCCCACGCGCGGAACGAATAA